CCGGAACCTATCCGGGGTAGATTTTGGGGTTGGCATTGCGAAACTTCAATTATCTCGTCAGAATACTAAGCAATGACCATCCGAATACTTGAACACGGTAACCTGTAAAGTGTTATACCAACTGGCTAGGCTTTTTCACTTTACTAAAAGAATGACAGAAATACGAACAATTTGGTTGGGAAGGTCTTATCAGAGAGTATAATTTTTCCTAAATCTATGAGTCAGTACGGGCTACGCATTCCTGATCCGAAAAACAAAAAAAGAGTAGTTATTGTCGGTGGCGGCTTTGGCGGCATGAACTTACTAAAGCACCTGGATGAGAACGTATATCAAGTAGTGTTATTTGATAGAAACAACTTTCACACTTTTGTACCACTGCTGTATCAGGTAGCTACTGCCGGTATTGAACCCGACTCTATTGTAGATCCTCTTCGTAATTTGCTGCGAAAACGGATTGATACACATTTCCGAATGATGAAGGTACTACAGGTGCGCCCGGAAAATCAGGAAATTGATACTGCCATTGGGCCTCTGCACTACGATTATCTGGTTATTGCCACCGGCACAGATGCCAACTTTTACGGCAACAAAAATATCGAGTCTAAAGCACTGAAGCTGCAAACACTACAGGACTCGCTAAATATGCGAAGCCGTATCTTGCAAAATTTTGAGATGGCTACGCTGTCTAACGATAAAGCTGAGCGCGACCGTCTAACCAACTTTATTATTGTGGGCGGAGGGCCTACGGGAGTAGAATTAGCTGGAACAATAGCTGAACTTCGTAAGTACGTACTACCTCGCGACTATCCTGAATTAGATTTTGGGATTATGAATATTTACCTGGTACATAGCCGCGACTACCTACTACCGTACATGCCCGAAAAGGCAGGTCGCCAAGCAGGAAAGTTTTTACGAAACATGGGAGTAGAACTTGTTCTTAATACAAAAGTTACTGACTACGACGGTCACGTGGCCACGCTCAATGATGGCCGTACACTAGACGGCGAATGCCTGATTTGGTGCGCCGGAGTACAGGGGATGACCATTCCGGGTTTTCCCGAAGAGAGTACCGAGCGAAGTAACTATGTAGTGGATGAGTTCAGTCAGGTGCGAGGTGTAGATCATGTTTTTGCTATTGGCGATATTGCCCTGCAAAAAACAGCAGAGTACCCCGACGGTCACCCGGGAGTGGCTCAAACGGCTATTCAGCATGGAAAGCAATTGGCTGTAAACCTGAAGCGAATCAGTCTTAAGCAAGAAATGAAGCCATTCCGCTACACTAATCGGGGTACTATTGCCACCATTGGGCGCAACAAAGCGGTAGCCAATTTTTTAGGCAAGATTCGTTCTGGTGGTTGGTTTGCTTGGTTTGCCTGGTGGGTAGTGCATATTTATTATCTGGTTGGGTTTCGGAACAAGCTAGGCACACTTTCTAACTGGATACTCAACTACTTCTCTTTTCGCCACAGTAGCCGCCTAATTGTTCGCCCCTTTGTACGACGAAATGATAGCCAGGAGCAAGAATTGTTTGCTAAGAATATTGACGCTTAATTATGCTTTTGTACTGGCTTTGTTTCAAAAAAGAATGTCTCTCCTTCTTAACACAGTTCCTAAGAAAAATATTTTTTCAGGATGTGTTTCAGCTTTACCTCGGTCAGCGGTTTATTTAGCATATCGGCTAGATTGGAACGTTCGATCTTTGCTACATCTGTCGGGTTGTTTGAGCTGGTCAGCATCACAATAATCACTGATTGTCGGAGGCTTTCTTCTAGCCTCTCATAAGCTTGCAGAAACTCAAGACCATTCATTCCCGGCATATTCATGTCTAGTAAGATAAGACTGGGAAGACAGCTATTGCTCCGCGAGCGTTGTTTGATTACATTTAGTGCCTGCTGTCCGCTGGTAGTTACCAACACTTCTTGGGCTGCCGCTAAGTCATTAATTAATGACTCGTTTACAAAATTCGTAATCTCATCATCATCCACCAACAGGATGCAATCTATCTGTTGCATAAAAAAATAACGGATTTTAACGCTTAAAAAATACTACAAAAGTAGTTCCAGAACCGACTCTGCTCTCAACAGTAATTGTACCGCCCGCACCCTCAACAATTTTTTTAACGATATACAGTCCTACTCCTGTTCCCTCTACATGACTGTGCAAACGCTGGAACATAGAGAATAGTTTGGTATCTTGACTTAAATCCATGCCCAATCCATTATCTGAAACTTTTAGTACGTGGTGACCGTCCGTGGTATTGCACTGAATTCTTACAATAGGCTGCCGATTTGGATCATGATACTTAATAGCATTTGACAACAAGTTGTACACCACACTACGCAAATTTTTGGGTGAAAAGTTGATATACTCACCAACATCTACCGTAACCTCTAGCTTGGTACCTGATTGTTCAATGAGCATAGCGAGATCCATTTGAACGTCATCAATCATTTGCTTCAGATTGATGCTCTCCGTTGGCTGGTTAGATTGCTTCTGAAGCCGCGTGATTTCGCTCATATCTTCCAATGTATGAAGAAAACGAACAACGGATTTGTCTATTAAACCGAATACCTTCTGAATATTGGGTTTATTCATAACCTCAGCAGGTAGATGCCGCTCAAGCAGTTGCACTAGTGATTGAATATTGGTGATAGGAGTTTTAAGATCGTGTGAAGCAGTATAAATGAAGCTATCCAGATCAGTATTAATGAATTGAAGCTGGCGGTTGGTATCGGTTAACTTTTGATTGCTGGCCTGTACTTTCGCATTTGCTATCTGTAGATCTTCGTTCAGTATCTTTTGCTCGCGCGTAATCCGATACAGGGTTTCTGCCGCGAGCTTTTTTTCGTGAATATCGGTTGATGTACCTACCCACAACGTAATCTGCCCAGTTTCATCCCGCACAGGAACTGAGCGGCTCAG
This region of Tunicatimonas pelagia genomic DNA includes:
- a CDS encoding NAD(P)/FAD-dependent oxidoreductase codes for the protein MSQYGLRIPDPKNKKRVVIVGGGFGGMNLLKHLDENVYQVVLFDRNNFHTFVPLLYQVATAGIEPDSIVDPLRNLLRKRIDTHFRMMKVLQVRPENQEIDTAIGPLHYDYLVIATGTDANFYGNKNIESKALKLQTLQDSLNMRSRILQNFEMATLSNDKAERDRLTNFIIVGGGPTGVELAGTIAELRKYVLPRDYPELDFGIMNIYLVHSRDYLLPYMPEKAGRQAGKFLRNMGVELVLNTKVTDYDGHVATLNDGRTLDGECLIWCAGVQGMTIPGFPEESTERSNYVVDEFSQVRGVDHVFAIGDIALQKTAEYPDGHPGVAQTAIQHGKQLAVNLKRISLKQEMKPFRYTNRGTIATIGRNKAVANFLGKIRSGGWFAWFAWWVVHIYYLVGFRNKLGTLSNWILNYFSFRHSSRLIVRPFVRRNDSQEQELFAKNIDA
- a CDS encoding response regulator, encoding MQQIDCILLVDDDEITNFVNESLINDLAAAQEVLVTTSGQQALNVIKQRSRSNSCLPSLILLDMNMPGMNGLEFLQAYERLEESLRQSVIIVMLTSSNNPTDVAKIERSNLADMLNKPLTEVKLKHILKKYFS